DNA sequence from the Alkalilimnicola ehrlichii MLHE-1 genome:
CCGTGGCCCCTCGCGCACGCACGAAGTCCACCAACAAGGTGTCGAAGGCCTCCACCTCGACCCCCGGCATGTCCTTGAGCACTTCCCTCGCCAGCGCCAGGCGCTCGTCCAGGGTGAAGGCCGGGCGTTTGCTCGGGCTGGGATAGGCGGCCACGGCAACGATGAGCCGATCGAACAGCCGGCAGCTGCGCTGCACCAGATCGGCATGGCCGTTGGTCAGAGGGTCGAAAGTACCCGGGTAGACGGCGACTATGGCCATCGTCCCTCCTCTTCGTTGCGGGCGTTATAAACCCCTGGTTTATTCTGATTTTTGGCGTCCAGGCTCTTCCGGGCTGATCAGGGCGTAACGCACCCCGCCGGCCCGCTTCTCGCGCTGGACCGACCAGCCCGCCGGCAGCGCCGGCGGAGGCTGGTGGGCATCGCTCTCCAGATAGAGCCGCCCGCCCGGCACCAGCCATTGCCGCTCGGCGATAAGCTGCATGGCGGCCTCCCCCAGGCTGGCGCGAAAGGGCGGATCCAGAAAGACGATATCCATACTTTGTACCGGTCCGGCGAGAAAACGCAATGCATCGGTCGGGACCACGCGGCCACGCTCCGCCGCGTCCAGGACCTGCAACTGCGCGCGCAACGCCGCCGCTACCCGCGCATTGCGTTCCACGAAGACCACCTCGGCCGCCCCCCGGGAAAGGGCCTCCAGGCCCAGGACACCGCTACCGGCAAAGAGGTCGAGACAACGGGCACCGGGGATCCGCGCCTGCACCCAGTTGAACAGCGTCTCGCGGATACGATCGCCGGTGGGTCGCAGATCCGGGCCGCGGGGCACCGCCAGCCGGCGCCCCCGCCAGGCGCCGCCGATGATCCGAAGGTGCCCGCTCAAGGGGCCGCCTCCCCGGCACCGCCGCCCGGACCGACGTGGTCACGCTCATAGGGGGCGCCAGGCTCACCGGGTGGCGGCTCCTCCAGCGCCTCGTCATCCACCTCCTCCTCCGGCGGCCCCACCAGCACGGTCACCATGCGGTCCGGGTCGATCCGCTCACGGAGGACCCGGTGGACGCGCTCGCGGTCCAGGGCCTCCAGGCGCAAAAGGTAGCTCTCGAGCTGATCCAGAGGCAGGCCATAGAAGCCGATATCGGCGATGGCGGAGAGCAGCTGGCGGTTGCTCTCCAGCTCCAGCGGGAAGCTGCCCGCCAGGTAGCGCAGGGCCCGGTCCATCTCCTCGTCGTCGGGCCCGTCCGCCAGATAGGCACGCAGCTCCTCGTCGAGCACCTCCAACGCCTCCCCGGTCCGATCGGCCCGCACCTGGCTGCCGAGTACCACCGGGCCGGCCTTACGCATCGGCGCCAGGCCGCTGTGGCTGCTGTAAGAGAGCCCGCGCTCCTCACGCATGGCCTGGAAGATGCGGGAGACCAGCCCGGAACCGCCGAGGATGTGATCGGCCACCGAGAGCGCCAGCAGGTCCTCATCACCCCGGGCGATGGCCGGGTGCCCCATCAGGATGCGGGTTTGGGTCCCGGGGAACGCCACCTCCACCGTGCGTGCCGGTACCCGCGGCACGGCGGGGAGGGGCGGTGCGGGATCACCCACCGGCAGGGCACGGGACAGGCGCTCGGCCAAGGCCTCGGCCTGCTCTCGGGTGAGATCGCCCACCAGGGCGATCTGGGCATTGCCGGTGGTGTAATGATCGGCGTGGAAGGCCTGCACGTCGGCGCGGGCAATGGCCCGGATACCCTCCTCGGTACCGGAGGGTGCGCGGGCGTAGGGGTGGCCCGGGTAGAGGGTCTCGAACAGCGTCCGCCACGCCATCGCGCTGGCGGACTGACGCTCGCCGCGCAGGGCGACCAGACGGCGCTGGCGCTCCCGCGCCAGGGCGTCTTCGGGAAAGTCGGGCGCGGCCAGTACGTCGTCCAGCACGGCCAGGGCCGCCTCCAGCGCCTCCTCTTCCGCCAGGCTGCGCAGGCTGACCACTGCCTGCTCCCGACCCGCGTTCACCGACAGACGCGCCCCCTGGTCTTCCAGCCGCCGGGCAATCTCACCGGCATCCAGGCCGGCCGCCCCCTGATCGAGCAGGTTGGCGGTGACCCGTGCCAGCCCCGCCTGGTCACACTCCCGGGCGCTGCCGGCGTCGAAGGTGACCGCCACATCGATGATGGGCAGCGCGGCGCTGCGCACGAAGTAGACCGGAACCCCGACCTCGGTCTCCCAGTGCTCGATCTCGGGGATTGCGAACTCCCCCTCATCGGCCGATGCCGGCAGGGCGACCACCAGCAGCACGGCCAGGGCAACGCTCAGCAGGTGTCTTAGTGATCGGTACAGGCTCATTGCTCCTCCCCGGCGTCAGTGGACGCCTCGCGGTCGGCGGGCACCAGGCGACCCACCGTGAGCTGATCATCCACCAGGTAGCGCCGGGCGACGCGCTGGATGTCCTCAGCGGTCACGGTCTGCACCCCCTCCAGGAAGCGCTCACCGGCCTCCCAGCCGATCCCGGTGCTCTCCAGCGCCCCCAGACGCATCGCCTGCGCCCGCATGGAGTCCTGACTGAAGAGTTCATCCGCCACGTACTGGCGGCGGGCGCGGACCAACCGCTCCTCGTCCAGCGGCTCCTCCTGCAACCGCTGCACTTCCTCGCGCAGGGCGGCCTCCAGCTCGTCCAGTCCGGCGCCGGGTGCGGGGCGGCCGGCAAGCAGGAACAGATCCTGGAGGCGCGCGGTGGCGGAATAGCTGGCCCCGGCGCCCACGGCCACGCCCTGCTGCCGCTCCAGGCGCTCGGGCAGGATGGCCGCCTGGCCGCCGGAGAGCACGGCGCGAAGCAGCGCCAGGGCGTAGACCTCACGCAGGGCCTCCTCGTCTTCCCGGTCGATACTGCCCAGGGTGGGCACCCGCCAGCCCATGGCCAGGTAGGGGAGTTCCGCCGGGATACGCACGGTCACGGCGCGCTCACCCGGGTCGGGGATATCGCCGCCGGGGATGGGTTCGGGCCGCTCGCGGGCCGGGACTGGACCAAAATGCTCCTCGGCCAGGGCAAAAACCGCATCCGGGTCCACGGCGCCGACGACCACCAGGGTGGCGCTCTCCGGGCCGTGCCAGCGCCGGTACCAGTCCTCCACCTCGGACAGGCGCAACCGGTCCAGGTCCTCCATCCAGCCGATCACCGGCTGGCCGTAGGGACTGGCGCTCCAGGCCACGGCCCGGAAGCGCTCCATGAACTTGGCGGTGGGGTTGTCCTCCACCCGTTGACGGCGCTCTTCGCGCACCACCTCCATCTCACGCTCGTACTCACCCTGATCGAAGACCAGGTTCTGCATGCGGTCGGCCTCCAACTCGAAGGCCAAAGGCAGGTGCTCCACCGCCAGCTGCTGGTGGTAGCCGGTAAAATCCCGGCCGGTGAAGGCGTTCTGGCGCCCCCCACGCTCGGCGATAAGACGGGAAAACTCGCCGGTCGGGCGGGTCTCCGTGCCTTTGAACATCATGTGCTCGACCACGTGGGAGATGCCGGTCAGCGGCCGCTGTTCGTAGCTGGAGCCGACGGCAAACCAGACCATGCTCACCACCACCGGCGCCCGGTGGTCCTCGCGCACCACCACCGTCATGCCGTTGTCCAGCGTGTACTCGTGGACCGCGGGCGTGCCGGCCACCGCCGGCGGGACCAGCCAGGCCAGGCCGAGGGCCAGGCCGGTGGCCATCAGAATTCGGGCTCTCATCAGGCAGTTCCTCCCCGTGTTACCGCCATGCACCGCGACAGTCTCACACCGCCACGGGGGAATGATAGGATACCGGACAGCCACGCCGGGCCGGACGACCCGCCCACACCACACCCTGTGGGGGCGACCGTGCGCTGCTTCGGCCATAGCCAACCTTCATGCTCCCAACTATTGAGGACCATCGAAACCATGTGGGGTTT
Encoded proteins:
- the rsmD gene encoding 16S rRNA (guanine(966)-N(2))-methyltransferase RsmD; amino-acid sequence: MSGHLRIIGGAWRGRRLAVPRGPDLRPTGDRIRETLFNWVQARIPGARCLDLFAGSGVLGLEALSRGAAEVVFVERNARVAAALRAQLQVLDAAERGRVVPTDALRFLAGPVQSMDIVFLDPPFRASLGEAAMQLIAERQWLVPGGRLYLESDAHQPPPALPAGWSVQREKRAGGVRYALISPEEPGRQKSE
- a CDS encoding M16 family metallopeptidase: MSLYRSLRHLLSVALAVLLVVALPASADEGEFAIPEIEHWETEVGVPVYFVRSAALPIIDVAVTFDAGSARECDQAGLARVTANLLDQGAAGLDAGEIARRLEDQGARLSVNAGREQAVVSLRSLAEEEALEAALAVLDDVLAAPDFPEDALARERQRRLVALRGERQSASAMAWRTLFETLYPGHPYARAPSGTEEGIRAIARADVQAFHADHYTTGNAQIALVGDLTREQAEALAERLSRALPVGDPAPPLPAVPRVPARTVEVAFPGTQTRILMGHPAIARGDEDLLALSVADHILGGSGLVSRIFQAMREERGLSYSSHSGLAPMRKAGPVVLGSQVRADRTGEALEVLDEELRAYLADGPDDEEMDRALRYLAGSFPLELESNRQLLSAIADIGFYGLPLDQLESYLLRLEALDRERVHRVLRERIDPDRMVTVLVGPPEEEVDDEALEEPPPGEPGAPYERDHVGPGGGAGEAAP
- a CDS encoding M16 family metallopeptidase, translating into MRARILMATGLALGLAWLVPPAVAGTPAVHEYTLDNGMTVVVREDHRAPVVVSMVWFAVGSSYEQRPLTGISHVVEHMMFKGTETRPTGEFSRLIAERGGRQNAFTGRDFTGYHQQLAVEHLPLAFELEADRMQNLVFDQGEYEREMEVVREERRQRVEDNPTAKFMERFRAVAWSASPYGQPVIGWMEDLDRLRLSEVEDWYRRWHGPESATLVVVGAVDPDAVFALAEEHFGPVPARERPEPIPGGDIPDPGERAVTVRIPAELPYLAMGWRVPTLGSIDREDEEALREVYALALLRAVLSGGQAAILPERLERQQGVAVGAGASYSATARLQDLFLLAGRPAPGAGLDELEAALREEVQRLQEEPLDEERLVRARRQYVADELFSQDSMRAQAMRLGALESTGIGWEAGERFLEGVQTVTAEDIQRVARRYLVDDQLTVGRLVPADREASTDAGEEQ